The following proteins are encoded in a genomic region of Cellulomonas sp. ES6:
- a CDS encoding NADH-quinone oxidoreductase subunit M: MSTVAVTTDVPWLTLLIVWPLVGALVLWALPGATAADGTATGARRWSRQVALGVALVEVVLALGALRAFDTAAARVHQLTETHGWIPQLGVSYAVGVDGVGLALVLLSVVLVPVVILAAWREQGSGEAATNRLRHYLALVLVLTAFMVAVFAARDVFLFYVLFEAMLIPVYFMIGAFGGPQRRYAAVKFLLFSLAGGLIMLAGVIALYLQGPRGEQGFLVDNLVGNLDLSTSTERWLFLAFFLAFAIKAPMFPVHTWLPDAAEQAPAGTSTLLVGVLDKVGTFGMLTLCLPLFPEASRWAAPVIIVLAIVSIFYGALLAIGQQDLFRLVAYTSVSHFGFIVLGIFAFTSTSIAGSSFYMVNHGLSTGALFLLVGFLAARRGSARIEDFGGLQKVTPVLAGTFLVTGLSALSLPGLSTFVSEFLVVVGTFAANRPAAVVAVVAVVLAAIYVLWTYQRVFTGPVRDELAGTRDLGGRERWVVGPLIAIMLVLGFYPAPALRLVDQPAAESVTQVGVADAPDTPVALTGDDEGSDQ, from the coding sequence ATGTCGACTGTCGCCGTCACCACGGACGTGCCGTGGCTGACCCTCCTCATCGTGTGGCCGCTGGTCGGCGCGCTGGTGCTCTGGGCGCTGCCCGGGGCCACGGCCGCCGACGGGACCGCCACCGGTGCCCGCCGCTGGTCGCGCCAGGTCGCGCTCGGCGTCGCCCTCGTCGAGGTCGTCCTCGCGCTCGGCGCGCTGCGGGCGTTCGACACGGCCGCGGCCCGGGTGCACCAGCTCACCGAGACCCACGGGTGGATCCCGCAGCTCGGCGTCTCGTACGCCGTGGGCGTCGACGGCGTCGGGCTCGCGCTCGTGCTGCTGTCCGTCGTCCTGGTGCCGGTCGTGATCCTCGCGGCCTGGCGCGAGCAGGGCAGCGGGGAGGCCGCCACCAACCGGCTGCGGCACTACCTGGCGCTCGTGCTCGTGCTGACCGCGTTCATGGTCGCCGTGTTCGCGGCCCGGGACGTGTTCCTGTTCTACGTGCTGTTCGAGGCCATGCTGATCCCGGTCTACTTCATGATCGGCGCGTTCGGCGGGCCGCAGCGGCGGTACGCGGCCGTGAAGTTCCTGCTGTTCTCGCTCGCGGGCGGGCTCATCATGCTGGCGGGCGTCATCGCGCTCTACCTGCAGGGCCCGCGCGGCGAGCAGGGCTTCCTGGTGGACAACCTGGTCGGCAACCTCGACCTGTCGACCAGCACCGAGCGCTGGCTGTTCCTCGCGTTCTTCCTCGCGTTCGCGATCAAGGCGCCGATGTTCCCGGTCCACACCTGGCTGCCGGACGCCGCCGAGCAGGCGCCCGCGGGCACCTCGACGCTGCTGGTCGGCGTGCTCGACAAGGTCGGCACCTTCGGGATGCTCACGCTCTGCCTGCCGCTGTTCCCGGAGGCCTCCCGCTGGGCGGCGCCGGTGATCATCGTCCTGGCGATCGTGTCGATCTTCTACGGCGCGCTGCTGGCCATCGGGCAGCAGGACCTGTTCCGGCTCGTCGCGTACACGTCGGTGTCGCACTTCGGGTTCATCGTGCTGGGCATCTTCGCCTTCACGTCGACGTCCATCGCCGGCTCGTCGTTCTACATGGTCAACCACGGCCTCTCCACCGGCGCGCTGTTCCTCCTGGTCGGCTTCCTCGCCGCCCGCCGCGGGTCCGCCCGCATCGAGGACTTCGGCGGCCTGCAGAAGGTCACCCCGGTGCTCGCCGGCACGTTCCTGGTCACCGGCCTGTCGGCGCTCTCGCTGCCCGGCCTGTCGACCTTCGTCTCGGAGTTCCTGGTCGTCGTCGGCACGTTCGCCGCGAACCGCCCGGCCGCCGTGGTCGCCGTCGTCGCCGTGGTGCTCGCCGCGATCTACGTGCTGTGGACGTACCAGCGGGTGTTCACCGGCCCCGTCCGCGACGAGCTCGCGGGCACCCGGGACCTCGGCGGTCGCGAGCGGTGGGTCGTCGGCCCGCTCATCGCGATCATGCTGGTGCTCGGCTTCTACCCCGCCCCGGCGCTGCGGCTGGTCGACCAGCCCGCCGCCGAGTCGGTCACGCAGGTGGGCGTCGCCGACGCCCCGGACACCCCGGTCGCGCTGACCGGTGACGACGAGGGGAGCGACCAGTGA
- the nuoL gene encoding NADH-quinone oxidoreductase subunit L has protein sequence MDLSSVAALLVAVPLASAALLLLLGRRSDRWGHWLGVVASASAFAVAAYLLVDLLGRPSDERVLDLHLFDWISAGRFDLAAGLRVDPLSLTFVLLVTFVGTLIHLYSVAYMEHDAARRRFFAYLNLFIAAMLILVLADSYLLLFVGWEGVGLASYLLIGFWNHHTPYAVAAKKAFVANRVGDIGLLVAMMLMFATFGTVSFEGVAAGVEGGLASTATLTATGLMLLLAACGKSAQFPLQSWLGDAMAGPTPVSALIHAATMVTAGVYLIVRSAPVFEGAPTAQLVVTIIGAITLVLGAVIGSAKDDIKKALAASTMSQIGYMVLAAGLGPIGYAFAIFHLVTHGFFKAGMFLGAGSVMHGMDDQTDMRRFGGLRRYMVITWVTFGAGWLAILGVPPFSGFWSKDKIIESAFVVPEGAGEWRAWVFGLVALIGAGITAFYMSRLFFMTFHGRKRWTRDEAGHEPHPHESPALMTIPMIVLALGSVALGFVLQLGGGFTTWLEPVTGHVEHHEPVLPVLVIQVVTLVAVAAGALLAWRQYGALPVPETAPAGSPLTRAARVDLYQDAVNDALLVEPGRHLTRSLVFGDRTAVDGAFTGLGRLTVGIGELVRKAQTGYARQYAATMLLGLVVLAVVVLAPRI, from the coding sequence GTGGACCTTTCCTCCGTCGCCGCGCTGCTGGTCGCGGTACCGCTGGCGAGTGCGGCCCTGCTGCTGCTCCTGGGGCGCCGCAGCGACCGCTGGGGCCACTGGCTCGGCGTGGTCGCCTCCGCGTCCGCGTTCGCGGTCGCCGCGTACCTGCTGGTGGACCTGCTCGGCCGGCCCTCCGACGAGCGGGTGCTCGACCTGCACCTGTTCGACTGGATCTCCGCGGGCCGGTTCGACCTGGCCGCGGGGCTGCGGGTCGACCCGCTGTCGCTGACGTTCGTCCTGCTCGTGACCTTCGTGGGCACGCTGATCCACCTCTACTCGGTCGCGTACATGGAGCACGACGCCGCGCGGCGTCGGTTCTTCGCGTACCTCAACCTCTTCATCGCCGCGATGCTGATCCTGGTGCTCGCGGACTCCTACCTCCTGCTGTTCGTCGGCTGGGAGGGCGTGGGTCTCGCGTCGTACCTGCTCATCGGGTTCTGGAACCACCACACGCCGTACGCCGTCGCCGCGAAGAAGGCGTTCGTCGCCAACCGCGTCGGCGACATCGGCCTGCTGGTCGCGATGATGCTCATGTTCGCGACGTTCGGCACGGTGTCGTTCGAGGGCGTCGCCGCGGGCGTCGAGGGCGGGCTCGCGTCCACCGCGACGCTCACCGCGACCGGCCTGATGCTGCTGCTCGCGGCCTGCGGCAAGTCGGCGCAGTTCCCGCTGCAGTCCTGGCTCGGTGACGCGATGGCCGGCCCCACGCCGGTGTCCGCGCTCATCCACGCGGCGACCATGGTCACCGCGGGCGTCTACCTCATCGTGCGGTCCGCGCCGGTGTTCGAGGGCGCGCCGACCGCGCAGCTCGTCGTGACGATCATCGGCGCGATCACGCTGGTGCTCGGGGCGGTCATCGGCTCCGCGAAGGACGACATCAAGAAGGCGCTCGCCGCGTCGACCATGTCGCAGATCGGCTACATGGTGCTCGCCGCGGGTCTCGGCCCCATCGGGTACGCGTTCGCGATCTTCCACCTCGTGACCCACGGCTTCTTCAAGGCCGGCATGTTCCTCGGTGCCGGGTCGGTCATGCACGGCATGGACGACCAGACCGACATGCGGCGCTTCGGCGGCCTGCGCAGGTACATGGTCATCACGTGGGTGACGTTCGGCGCCGGCTGGCTCGCGATCCTCGGCGTCCCGCCGTTCTCGGGCTTCTGGTCGAAGGACAAGATCATCGAGTCCGCGTTCGTGGTCCCGGAGGGCGCCGGCGAGTGGCGGGCGTGGGTGTTCGGCCTGGTCGCGCTGATCGGCGCCGGCATCACCGCGTTCTACATGTCGCGCCTGTTCTTCATGACGTTCCACGGGCGCAAGCGCTGGACCCGTGACGAGGCCGGCCACGAGCCGCACCCGCACGAGTCGCCCGCGCTCATGACGATCCCGATGATCGTGCTGGCGCTGGGCTCCGTCGCGCTCGGCTTCGTGCTCCAGCTGGGCGGCGGCTTCACCACCTGGCTGGAGCCGGTCACCGGGCACGTGGAGCACCACGAGCCGGTGCTGCCGGTCCTGGTCATCCAGGTCGTGACGCTCGTGGCGGTCGCCGCCGGGGCGCTCCTCGCCTGGCGCCAGTACGGCGCGCTGCCGGTCCCCGAGACCGCGCCCGCCGGCTCCCCGCTGACCCGCGCCGCGCGCGTCGACCTGTACCAGGACGCCGTGAACGACGCCCTGCTGGTCGAGCCCGGCCGGCACCTGACCCGCTCGCTCGTGTTCGGCGACCGCACCGCGGTCGACGGGGCGTTCACGGGCCTCGGCCGGCTGACGGTCGGGATCGGGGAGCTCGTGCGCAAGGCGCAGACCGGGTACGCCCGGCAGTACGCCGCCACGATGCTGCTCGGCCTGGTCGTCCTCGCGGTCGTCGTCCTGGCGCCTCGGATCTGA
- the nuoK gene encoding NADH-quinone oxidoreductase subunit NuoK translates to MTLTNYLVLSAILFSLGAATVLLRRNAIIVFMGVELMLNATNLALVTFSRMHGDLTGQVMAFFVMVVAAAEVVVGLAIIVSIFRTRKSASVDDINLLKS, encoded by the coding sequence GTGACGCTGACGAACTACCTGGTGCTGTCCGCGATCCTGTTCTCGCTCGGCGCCGCGACGGTGCTGCTGCGCCGGAACGCGATCATCGTCTTCATGGGCGTCGAGCTCATGCTCAACGCGACGAACCTCGCCCTGGTCACCTTCTCCCGGATGCACGGGGACCTGACGGGCCAGGTCATGGCCTTCTTCGTCATGGTCGTCGCCGCCGCGGAGGTGGTCGTCGGGCTGGCGATCATCGTGTCGATCTTCCGCACGCGGAAGTCGGCGTCCGTCGACGACATCAACCTGCTGAAGAGCTGA
- a CDS encoding NADH-quinone oxidoreductase subunit J, giving the protein MSPSTAEAVLFWVLAPIMVLAALGLLFARKAVHAALCVITVMISLAFLYIAQEAPFLGVVQVVVYTGAVMMLFLFVLMLVGVDASDSLVETIRGQRWIGWLAGVGLAVVLVSVIGRATFPAAAGLESANADGNPVGVARIVFGQHVFGLEVVGALLVTAALGALVLTHRQRLKPLVKQPERAAARVAAGARLTPLPAPGVYARHNAMDVPALDPQGNPIDESVPRVLRIRGQEAGTAEFRADTYRRAVTAVLAERGTAVTPDEVEAALGTSTDDEPRPPAAPPGTTTGPQTDIDLGGASTRTETQP; this is encoded by the coding sequence ATGAGCCCGAGCACCGCCGAGGCGGTCCTGTTCTGGGTGCTGGCGCCGATCATGGTGCTCGCGGCCCTCGGCCTGCTGTTCGCGCGCAAGGCCGTGCACGCGGCCCTGTGCGTGATCACGGTCATGATCTCGCTGGCGTTCCTCTACATCGCGCAGGAGGCGCCGTTCCTCGGCGTCGTCCAGGTGGTCGTGTACACCGGCGCGGTCATGATGCTGTTCCTGTTCGTCCTCATGCTCGTCGGCGTCGACGCGTCCGACTCGCTGGTGGAGACCATCCGCGGCCAGCGCTGGATCGGCTGGCTCGCCGGGGTCGGTCTCGCGGTCGTGCTCGTCTCGGTGATCGGGCGGGCGACGTTCCCGGCCGCCGCCGGGCTGGAGTCCGCGAACGCCGACGGCAACCCGGTGGGCGTCGCGCGGATCGTGTTCGGGCAGCACGTCTTCGGCCTCGAGGTCGTCGGTGCCCTGCTCGTCACGGCCGCGCTCGGCGCGCTGGTGCTCACGCACCGGCAGCGCCTCAAGCCGCTGGTGAAGCAGCCGGAGCGGGCCGCCGCGCGCGTCGCGGCCGGCGCCCGCCTGACGCCGCTGCCCGCCCCCGGCGTGTACGCCCGGCACAACGCGATGGACGTGCCGGCGCTCGACCCGCAGGGCAACCCCATCGACGAGTCCGTCCCGCGCGTGCTGCGCATCCGCGGCCAGGAGGCCGGCACGGCGGAGTTCCGCGCCGACACCTACCGGCGCGCCGTCACCGCCGTCCTCGCGGAGCGCGGCACCGCCGTCACGCCCGACGAGGTCGAGGCCGCCCTGGGGACGAGCACGGACGACGAGCCCCGCCCGCCCGCCGCACCGCCGGGCACGACCACCGGACCGCAGACCGACATCGACCTCGGCGGCGCCTCGACCCGGACGGAGACGCAGCCGTGA
- the nuoI gene encoding NADH-quinone oxidoreductase subunit NuoI, with the protein MRPYESLIPKRSAVADALAPAAGFGVTLKNFFSRTVTEQYPFETAPVKPRFHGRHQLNRYPDGLEKCIGCELCAWACPADAIYVEAADNTPDEQFSPGERYGRVYQINYLRCIFCGLCIEACPTRALTMTNDFELAGPTREGLIYEKQDLLGPLVDGMLAAPHPMVEGTTDTEYYRGEVTAPTPAQVDWVAEHRPDDETLEAARARAGAAGTTQPVGGEAR; encoded by the coding sequence GTGCGGCCGTACGAGTCGCTGATCCCCAAGCGCAGCGCGGTGGCCGACGCCCTCGCGCCCGCCGCCGGGTTCGGCGTGACGCTGAAGAACTTCTTCAGCCGCACCGTCACCGAGCAGTACCCGTTCGAGACGGCGCCCGTGAAGCCGCGGTTCCACGGCCGGCACCAGCTCAACCGGTACCCGGACGGCCTGGAGAAGTGCATCGGCTGCGAGCTGTGCGCGTGGGCGTGCCCCGCGGACGCGATCTACGTCGAGGCCGCCGACAACACCCCGGACGAGCAGTTCTCGCCCGGGGAGCGCTACGGCCGCGTCTACCAGATCAACTACCTGCGCTGCATCTTCTGCGGCCTGTGCATCGAGGCGTGCCCGACGCGCGCGCTCACGATGACCAACGACTTCGAGCTGGCGGGCCCGACTCGCGAGGGCCTCATCTACGAGAAGCAGGACCTGCTCGGCCCGCTCGTCGACGGCATGCTCGCGGCGCCCCACCCCATGGTGGAGGGGACGACCGACACCGAGTACTACCGCGGCGAGGTCACCGCGCCCACGCCGGCCCAGGTCGACTGGGTCGCGGAGCACCGGCCCGACGACGAGACGCTCGAGGCGGCACGCGCCCGGGCCGGGGCGGCGGGCACGACCCAGCCGGTGGGCGGGGAGGCCCGATGA
- the nuoH gene encoding NADH-quinone oxidoreductase subunit NuoH, with the protein MSAVLSPVLTGLPAALPAAAVDGGAADFSQDVFWVWLLKAVGILVFLLLSVLIAIWFERRVVGRMQLRPGPNVHGPFGLFQSLADAMKLLLKEDMTVKAADKVVYIVAPFIAVFCSLLTYAVIPFGPEVSIFGVVTPLQLTDFPVAVLYILACASVGVYGIVLGGWSSNSTYPLLGAVRSTAQVISYELAMGLSLVSVFILAGSMSTSEIVGSQTTLWWLIPLAPAFVIYVISMVGETNRLPFDLPEAEGELVGGYTTEYSSMKFAWFFLAEYINMLNVSAVATTLFFGGWRAPWPLSAINDGMFNTGWWPLLWFVAKVWLFMFLFVWIRGTLLRFRYDQFMKFGWKVLIPAALVWLVCVAVVQGVRQFAEVELDTLMFVLAGVIVAIVLVSFLIPEKKPEPEPDRSDEPFDAFAGGFPVPPLPGQTLPPSPRALRRQAQAPASPALVGGPAAGASDEGDAPESPTQEVPRG; encoded by the coding sequence ATGAGCGCCGTGCTCAGCCCCGTGCTCACCGGCCTGCCGGCCGCGCTGCCCGCGGCCGCCGTCGACGGCGGCGCCGCCGACTTCAGCCAGGACGTGTTCTGGGTCTGGCTGCTCAAGGCGGTCGGCATCCTGGTGTTCCTGCTGCTGAGCGTGCTCATCGCCATCTGGTTCGAGCGCCGCGTGGTCGGCCGGATGCAGCTGCGCCCCGGCCCGAACGTCCACGGCCCGTTCGGCCTGTTCCAGTCGCTGGCCGACGCGATGAAGCTCCTGCTCAAGGAGGACATGACGGTCAAGGCCGCCGACAAGGTGGTCTACATCGTCGCGCCGTTCATCGCGGTGTTCTGCTCGCTGCTGACGTACGCGGTGATCCCGTTCGGCCCGGAGGTCTCGATCTTCGGCGTGGTGACGCCGCTGCAGCTCACGGACTTCCCGGTCGCGGTGCTGTACATCCTCGCGTGCGCGTCCGTCGGCGTGTACGGCATCGTGCTCGGCGGCTGGTCGTCCAACTCGACCTACCCGCTGCTGGGTGCCGTGCGCTCGACCGCGCAGGTCATCTCGTACGAGCTCGCGATGGGCCTGTCGCTGGTCAGCGTCTTCATCCTCGCGGGGTCCATGTCGACCTCGGAGATCGTCGGCTCGCAGACCACCCTGTGGTGGCTCATCCCGCTGGCGCCGGCGTTCGTCATCTACGTGATCTCGATGGTCGGCGAGACCAACCGCCTGCCGTTCGACCTCCCGGAGGCCGAGGGCGAGCTCGTCGGCGGGTACACCACCGAGTACTCCTCGATGAAGTTCGCGTGGTTCTTCCTCGCCGAGTACATCAACATGCTCAACGTCTCCGCGGTGGCGACCACGCTGTTCTTCGGCGGCTGGCGCGCCCCGTGGCCGCTGTCGGCGATCAACGACGGCATGTTCAACACCGGCTGGTGGCCGCTGCTGTGGTTCGTCGCCAAGGTCTGGCTGTTCATGTTCCTGTTCGTGTGGATCCGCGGCACGCTGCTGCGGTTCCGGTACGACCAGTTCATGAAGTTCGGCTGGAAGGTGCTCATCCCGGCCGCCCTGGTGTGGCTGGTGTGCGTCGCGGTGGTCCAGGGCGTCCGCCAGTTCGCCGAGGTCGAGCTCGACACCCTGATGTTCGTCCTCGCGGGCGTGATCGTCGCGATCGTCCTCGTGTCGTTCCTCATCCCGGAGAAGAAGCCGGAGCCGGAGCCGGACCGCTCGGACGAGCCGTTCGACGCGTTCGCCGGCGGCTTCCCGGTCCCGCCGCTGCCCGGCCAGACGCTGCCGCCCTCGCCGCGCGCGCTGCGTCGCCAGGCCCAGGCGCCCGCGTCCCCCGCGCTGGTCGGCGGTCCCGCCGCCGGCGCGTCCGACGAGGGCGACGCCCCCGAGTCCCCCACCCAGGAGGTGCCGCGTGGCTGA
- a CDS encoding NADH-quinone oxidoreductase subunit G — protein MTVTASKPSGAPAPTDGVTFTIDGIETTVPKGTLVIRAAEELGIQIPRFCDHPLLAPAGACRQCLVEVWAPGRDGNLAKMPKPQASCTLTATPGMEVRTQRTSAEADKAQHGVMELLLINHPLDCPVCDKGGECPLQNQAMSNGRATSRFVDVKRTFPKPLAISTEILLDRERCILCQRCTRFSREIAGDPFIDLQKRGAMQQIGRFDADVLGFAGADGGVGETIEDADRLPADGVFLGADIPVGPAEDDESGSPFASYFSGNTVQICPVGALTGAAYRFRARPFDLVSTPGVAEHDSSGAAIRVDHRRGVVLRRLAGEDPEVNEEWITDKDRFAFTWQAAADRITTPLVRDVAADGTKGELHPASWAEALEVAAHGLEQARAAGGVGVLPGGRLTVEDAYAYGKFARVVLGTNDVDLRARPHSDEELAFLGHAVAGTGLGVTFRDLEAAPAVLLAGLEAEEEAGVVFLRLRKGVVAGRTRVLSVAPLASRGLERLDGTLIKAAPGTEPEVLDAIGSGELADAGAALGAEGALVLVGERLAAVPGALSAALRLAARTGARLAWIPRRAGERGGVEAGALPTLLPGGRPVADAAARVDVAAAWDVEHLPAEPGRDTSAILAAAADGTLGGLLVGGLEPRDLPDPAAARAALAAAGFVVSLEVRASEVTALADVVLPVAPPVERPGTFVSWEGRPRPFPQALTSTAMADHRVLDALADELGVALGLRTIADVHADADALTGEWDGARVPAPAAASAEPPAVAPGHAVLATWHQLLDAGRLQDGEPFLAGTAKRPVARLSAATAAAAGIEPGGRVTVSTDAGAITLPVVVTDMVDHVVWLPTASAGSQVRDALHALPGDLVRVAAAAPDATATTDAGTGADEEVTA, from the coding sequence ATGACAGTCACAGCGTCCAAGCCCTCCGGCGCCCCCGCGCCCACGGACGGCGTCACGTTCACGATCGACGGCATCGAGACCACCGTGCCGAAGGGCACCCTGGTCATCCGCGCCGCCGAGGAGCTCGGGATCCAGATCCCGCGGTTCTGCGACCACCCGCTGCTCGCGCCGGCCGGCGCCTGCCGGCAGTGCCTCGTCGAGGTCTGGGCCCCGGGGCGCGACGGCAACCTCGCGAAGATGCCGAAGCCCCAGGCCTCCTGCACCCTGACCGCCACCCCCGGCATGGAGGTGCGCACGCAGCGCACGTCGGCCGAGGCGGACAAGGCGCAGCACGGCGTCATGGAGCTGCTGCTCATCAACCACCCGCTGGACTGCCCGGTCTGCGACAAGGGCGGCGAGTGCCCCCTGCAGAACCAGGCGATGTCGAACGGCCGCGCCACGAGCCGGTTCGTCGACGTCAAGCGGACGTTCCCGAAGCCGCTGGCGATCTCGACCGAGATCCTGCTGGACCGTGAGCGCTGCATCCTGTGCCAGCGCTGCACCCGGTTCTCCCGGGAGATCGCGGGCGACCCGTTCATCGACCTGCAGAAGCGCGGCGCGATGCAGCAGATCGGCCGCTTCGACGCGGACGTCCTGGGCTTCGCGGGCGCCGACGGCGGCGTCGGCGAGACCATCGAGGACGCGGACCGGCTGCCGGCCGACGGCGTCTTCCTCGGCGCCGACATCCCGGTCGGCCCGGCCGAGGACGACGAGTCCGGCTCGCCGTTCGCGTCCTACTTCTCCGGCAACACCGTGCAGATCTGCCCGGTCGGCGCGCTGACCGGCGCGGCGTACCGGTTCCGCGCCCGCCCGTTCGACCTGGTGTCGACGCCGGGTGTCGCGGAGCACGACTCCTCCGGCGCGGCGATCCGCGTCGACCACCGGCGCGGCGTCGTGCTGCGTCGCCTCGCGGGCGAGGACCCGGAGGTCAACGAGGAGTGGATCACCGACAAGGACCGCTTCGCGTTCACCTGGCAGGCCGCGGCCGACCGCATCACGACCCCGCTGGTGCGGGACGTCGCGGCGGACGGCACGAAGGGTGAGCTGCACCCGGCCTCCTGGGCCGAGGCCCTGGAGGTCGCGGCGCACGGCCTGGAGCAGGCCCGCGCGGCCGGCGGCGTGGGCGTGCTGCCCGGCGGCCGCCTGACCGTCGAGGACGCCTACGCGTACGGCAAGTTCGCCCGCGTCGTGCTCGGCACCAACGACGTCGACCTGCGCGCCCGGCCGCACTCGGACGAGGAGCTCGCGTTCCTCGGCCACGCGGTCGCGGGCACCGGGCTCGGCGTGACGTTCCGCGACCTGGAGGCCGCGCCGGCCGTGCTGCTGGCGGGCCTGGAGGCCGAGGAGGAGGCCGGCGTCGTGTTCCTGCGGCTGCGCAAGGGCGTGGTCGCGGGCCGGACGCGCGTGCTGTCCGTCGCGCCGCTCGCGAGCCGCGGGCTGGAGCGCCTGGACGGCACGCTGATCAAGGCCGCGCCGGGCACCGAGCCCGAGGTCCTCGACGCCATCGGCTCCGGCGAGCTGGCCGACGCCGGTGCCGCGCTCGGCGCCGAGGGCGCGCTGGTGCTCGTGGGCGAGCGGCTCGCCGCCGTGCCGGGCGCCCTGTCGGCCGCGCTGCGGCTGGCGGCGCGCACGGGCGCGCGCCTGGCGTGGATCCCGCGCCGCGCGGGCGAGCGCGGCGGCGTCGAGGCCGGCGCCCTGCCGACCCTGCTGCCGGGCGGTCGCCCCGTCGCCGACGCGGCGGCCCGCGTCGACGTGGCCGCGGCCTGGGACGTCGAGCACCTGCCGGCGGAGCCGGGCCGCGACACCTCGGCGATCCTCGCCGCGGCGGCGGACGGCACGCTGGGCGGCCTGCTGGTCGGCGGGCTCGAGCCGCGCGACCTGCCGGACCCGGCAGCGGCGCGCGCCGCGCTGGCCGCCGCGGGGTTCGTGGTCTCGCTGGAGGTCCGGGCGTCCGAGGTCACCGCCCTGGCCGACGTGGTGCTGCCCGTCGCGCCGCCGGTGGAGCGCCCCGGCACGTTCGTCAGCTGGGAGGGCCGCCCGCGGCCGTTCCCGCAGGCCCTGACGTCGACCGCCATGGCCGACCACCGCGTCCTCGACGCGCTGGCGGACGAGCTCGGCGTCGCCCTCGGCCTGCGCACGATCGCCGACGTGCACGCCGACGCGGACGCGCTGACCGGCGAGTGGGACGGCGCCCGGGTGCCCGCGCCCGCCGCCGCCTCCGCCGAGCCGCCGGCCGTCGCGCCCGGGCACGCCGTGCTCGCGACGTGGCACCAGCTGCTGGACGCCGGCCGGCTGCAGGACGGCGAGCCGTTCCTGGCCGGCACCGCGAAGCGCCCGGTCGCCCGGCTGTCGGCCGCGACGGCCGCCGCCGCGGGGATCGAGCCGGGCGGTCGCGTCACGGTGTCCACCGACGCGGGCGCGATCACGCTGCCCGTCGTGGTGACCGACATGGTCGACCACGTCGTGTGGCTGCCCACCGCGTCCGCCGGCAGCCAGGTCCGGGACGCGCTCCACGCGCTGCCGGGCGACCTGGTCCGGGTCGCGGCCGCCGCCCCCGACGCCACCGCCACCACCGACGCCGGGACCGGCGCCGACGAGGAGGTCACCGCATGA
- the nuoF gene encoding NADH-quinone oxidoreductase subunit NuoF produces the protein MAETTLTPVLSERWDADRPWTLGTYESKGGYRGLRKALSMDAADVVTVVKDSGLRGRGGAGFPTGMKWGFLPAPDGGPRYLVVNADESEPGTCKDIPLMLADPQVLVEGVAITSYAIGCHHAFIYLRGEVVHVYRRLLKAVEEAYAKGYLGKNILGSGYDLEVTVHAGAGAYICGEETALLDSLEGRRGQPRLKPPFPAVAGLYARPTVVNNVESIASVPGIVLGGSDWFRRMGTDRSPGHGLFSLSGHVQRPGQYEAPLGITMRELLEMAGGVREGHELKFWTPGGSSTPIFTAEHLDVPLTYEEVGAAGSMLGTRALQVFDDTVSVVKAVSRWTQFYKHESCGKCTPCREGTFWLAQVLGRLEAGQGTPGDIDLLLDLCDNILGKAFCALGDGATSPITSAIQYFREEFEAGTHTPADVLFPPERSALFPYTPRRTGQLAGAHA, from the coding sequence ATGGCCGAGACGACGCTGACCCCGGTGCTCTCCGAGCGCTGGGACGCCGACCGCCCGTGGACGCTCGGCACGTACGAGTCGAAGGGCGGCTACCGGGGCCTGCGCAAGGCGCTGTCCATGGACGCCGCCGACGTGGTGACCGTGGTCAAGGACTCCGGCCTGCGCGGCCGCGGCGGCGCCGGCTTCCCGACGGGCATGAAGTGGGGCTTCCTGCCCGCGCCCGACGGCGGCCCGCGCTACCTCGTGGTCAACGCCGACGAGTCCGAGCCGGGCACCTGCAAGGACATCCCGCTCATGCTCGCGGACCCGCAGGTGCTGGTGGAGGGCGTCGCGATCACGTCGTACGCCATCGGCTGCCACCACGCGTTCATCTACCTGCGCGGCGAGGTCGTGCACGTCTACCGCCGGCTGCTCAAGGCCGTCGAGGAGGCGTACGCCAAGGGCTACCTCGGGAAGAACATCCTGGGCAGCGGGTACGACCTGGAGGTCACCGTGCACGCCGGTGCCGGCGCGTACATCTGCGGCGAGGAGACGGCGCTGCTCGACTCGCTCGAGGGGCGCCGCGGCCAGCCGCGCCTGAAGCCGCCGTTCCCCGCCGTCGCCGGCCTGTACGCGCGGCCGACCGTCGTCAACAACGTCGAGTCGATCGCGTCCGTCCCCGGCATCGTGCTCGGCGGCTCGGACTGGTTCCGCCGCATGGGCACCGACCGGTCGCCGGGCCACGGCCTGTTCTCGCTGTCCGGCCACGTGCAGCGCCCCGGCCAGTACGAGGCCCCGCTCGGCATCACGATGCGGGAGCTGCTGGAGATGGCCGGCGGGGTCCGTGAGGGCCACGAGCTGAAGTTCTGGACCCCGGGCGGGTCCTCCACGCCGATCTTCACGGCCGAGCACCTCGACGTGCCGCTCACCTACGAGGAGGTCGGCGCCGCCGGCTCCATGCTCGGCACCCGCGCCCTGCAGGTGTTCGACGACACCGTGTCGGTCGTCAAGGCCGTCTCCCGGTGGACGCAGTTCTACAAGCACGAGTCCTGCGGCAAGTGCACCCCGTGCCGCGAGGGCACGTTCTGGCTGGCGCAGGTGCTCGGGCGCCTCGAGGCCGGCCAGGGCACCCCGGGCGACATCGACCTGCTGCTCGACCTGTGCGACAACATCCTCGGCAAGGCGTTCTGCGCCCTCGGGGACGGCGCCACCAGCCCGATCACCTCCGCCATCCAGTACTTCCGGGAGGAGTTCGAGGCCGGCACCCACACCCCGGCGGACGTGCTGTTCCCGCCGGAGCGCTCGGCCCTCTTCCCCTACACGCCGCGCCGCACCGGCCAGCTCGCGGGAGCCCACGCATGA